A single window of Dermacentor albipictus isolate Rhodes 1998 colony chromosome 1, USDA_Dalb.pri_finalv2, whole genome shotgun sequence DNA harbors:
- the LOC135909366 gene encoding 10 kDa heat shock protein, mitochondrial, which translates to MAGVGKRLIPLLDRILVERFVPEAKTKGGIMIPEKAQAKVHSATVVAVGPGGRTDSGQTVPMAVKEGDKVLLPEYGGTKVEIENKEFYIFRDSDVLGKWSD; encoded by the exons ATG GCCGGTGTGGGCAAGCGCCTGATCCCGCTGCTTGACCGCATCCTGGTGGAACGGTTCGTGCCGGAGGCCAAGACCAAGGGCGGCATCATGATCCCGGAGAAGGCGCAGGCCAAAGTGCACAGCGCGACGGTCGTCGCTGTCGGACCCGGTGGCCGCACAGAC TCTGGCCAGACCGTCCCAATGGCTGTTAAGGAAGGCGACAAGGTCCTTTTGCCTGAGTATGGTGGCACTAAGGTGGAAATTGAAAACAAG gAGTTCTACATCTTTCGGGACAGCGATGTCTTGGGCAAGTGGAGTGACTGA
- the LOC135909365 gene encoding heat shock protein 60A-like: MYRLCRVVPPMRGALGQSLRRHYAKDIRFGPDVRALMLQGVDVLADAVAVTMGPKGRNVILEQSWGSPKITKDGVTVAKGIELKDRFQNVGAKLVQDVANNTNEEAGDGTTTATVLARAIAREGFERISKGANPIEIRKGVMLAVERVVEELKKLSKPVTTPEEIAQVATISANGDRSIGDLISDAMKRVGRDGVITVKDGKTLNDELEVIEGMKFDRGYISPYFINTSKGAKVEFQDALLLLSEKKISSVQAIIPALELANSQRRPLVIVAEDVDGEALSTLVLNRLKVGLQVAAVKAPGFGDNRKATLQDMAVATGGIVFGDEANLIKLEDVQASDLGQVGEVIITKDDTLLLKGKGKKEDVDRRVGQIRDEIELSNSEYEKEKLGERLARLASGVAVLRVGGSSEVEVNEKKDRVNDALNATRAAVEEGIVPGGGTALLRCLPALESIKTDNEDQRTGVGIVRKSLKQPCMQIAQNAGVDAAVVVQKVVEGKDDFGYDAMRNEYVQMIEAGIIDPTKVVRTALLDASGVASLLTTAEAVVVELPKEDKADPMGGMGGGMGGMGGMGGMGM, translated from the exons ATGTACCGCCTTTGCCGTGTCGTGCCACCCATGCGTGGGGCCCTAGGCCAGAGCCTGCGCCGCCATTACGCCAAGGACATCCGTTTCGGCCCCGATGTGCGCGCCCTCATGCTCCAGGGTGTGGACGTGCTCGCTGACGCAGTCGCTGTCACCATGGGACCCAAG GGACGCAACGTGATCTTGGAGCAGTCGTGGGGTAGCCCCAAGATCACGAAGGATGGTGTGACGGTGGCCAAGGGTATTGAGCTCAAGGACCGCTTCCAGAATGTTGGggccaagctggtgcaggacgTGGCCAACAACACCAACGAGGAGGCTGGCGATGGCACCACCACGGCCACGGTGCTGGCGAGGGCAATTGCGCGAGAGGGCTTCGAGCGCATCTCCAAGGGGGCCAACCCCATTGAGATCCGCAAGGGCGTCATGCTGGCTGTTGAGCGGGTGGTCGAGGAGCTCAAGAAGCTCTCCAAGCCGGTGACCACGCCCGAGGAGATCGCTCAGGTTGCCACCATTTCGGCCAATGGGGACCGTTCCATTGGCGACCTCATCTCGGATGCCATGAAGCGTGTCGGTCGGGACGGTGTAATAACTGTCAAG GACGGCAAGACACTGAATGACGAGCTGGAGGTGATTGAGGGGATGAAGTTTGACCGTGGCTACATCTCTCCCTACTTCATCAACACGAGCAAGGGAGCCAAGGTCGAGTTCCAggatgcgctgctgctgctgagcgaGAAGAAGATCTCAAGCGTTCAGGCCATCATTCCTGCCCTGGAACTGGCCAATTCTCAGCGCCGGCCCTTGGTCATTGTGGCCGAGGATGTGGACGGCGAGGCACTCAGCACCCTTGTGCTCAACAG GCTGAAAGTGGGCCTCCAGGTTGCAGCAGTGAAGGCTCCAGGTTTTGGGGACAACCGCAAGGCAACGCTACAGGACATGGCGGTGGCAACGGGTGGCATCGTGTTTGGCGACGAGGCCAACCTGATCAAGCTGGAGGACGTGCAGGCGTCTGACCTCGGCCAGGTCGGGGAGGTGATCATCACCAAGGATGACACGCTCCTACTCAAGGGCAAGGGCAAGAAAGAGGATGTTGACCGCCGGGTGGGACAGATTCGTGACGAGATCGAGCTCAGCAACTCTGAGTATGAGAAGGAGAAGCTGGGCGAGCGCCTCGCTCGGCTGGCTAGCGGCGTGGCAGTGCTGCGTGTTGGCGGCTCTAGCGAG GTGGAGGTGAATGAGAAGAAGGACCGCGTGAACGATGCACTGAACGCAACACGGGCTGCTGTGGAGGAAGGTATCGTGCCAGGTGGCGGCACTGCCCTGCTGCGCTGCCTGCCGGCACTGGAGAGCATCAAGACGGACAACGAGGACCAGCGTACAGGCGTGGGCATTGTGCGCAAGTCTCTCAAGCAGCCCTGCATGCAGATCGCCCAGAATGCTGGCGTCGATGCGGCTGTTGTTGTCCAGAAGGTGGTAGAAGGCAAGGACGACTTTGGATACGACGCCATGCGCAACGAGTACGTCCAGATGATCGAGGCCGGCATCATTGACCCGACCAAG